From a region of the Janthinobacterium sp. 61 genome:
- a CDS encoding glycerophosphodiester phosphodiesterase family protein, with product MVIIRDKNKAAALALLLCMASTAVQADCLGMKVHAHRGAGNAPENSLSALRNTYFGTWDGVETDLQLLGDGSWVVHHDLLTGRVVDTGSPRTVKQLTADDWRAASMKNRGVLTAETPPFVSDIADLATAFPAKTLNAEIKDVVSSCAPIATLVGQLRANIKHGNWFLTSGVPNNLACARRADPQGYLGLLVFDARNAQAAGANRVSRYIAKNARPPKLDKPWLQRVQQQIGMPAGVHVDARSLDANPNLLMDAASLNMPVFVYAVDGDSALAASLLRAQQRSHRWPSGVILDGNPETFCAMMK from the coding sequence ATGGTTATCATCCGGGACAAAAATAAGGCGGCCGCACTGGCGCTGCTGCTCTGCATGGCCAGCACGGCTGTACAGGCCGACTGCCTGGGCATGAAGGTACACGCTCACCGCGGCGCGGGCAATGCGCCGGAAAACTCGCTGAGCGCGCTGCGCAACACGTATTTCGGCACTTGGGACGGCGTCGAGACGGATTTGCAGCTGCTGGGCGACGGCAGCTGGGTGGTGCACCACGATCTGTTGACGGGGAGAGTCGTCGACACGGGATCACCGCGTACCGTGAAGCAATTGACGGCCGACGACTGGCGCGCCGCCAGCATGAAGAACCGCGGCGTGCTGACGGCGGAAACGCCGCCCTTCGTCAGCGATATCGCCGACCTGGCGACGGCGTTCCCGGCCAAAACCCTGAACGCGGAAATCAAGGATGTCGTGTCGTCGTGCGCGCCGATTGCCACCCTGGTGGGGCAGTTGCGTGCAAACATCAAGCATGGCAACTGGTTTCTCACTTCGGGCGTGCCGAACAACCTCGCCTGCGCGCGCCGCGCCGATCCGCAGGGCTACTTGGGCCTGCTCGTGTTTGACGCGCGCAACGCGCAGGCGGCCGGCGCGAACCGGGTCAGCCGCTATATCGCGAAAAATGCCCGCCCGCCCAAGCTCGACAAGCCGTGGCTGCAGCGCGTGCAGCAGCAGATCGGCATGCCCGCCGGCGTGCACGTGGATGCGCGCAGCCTCGATGCCAATCCGAATTTGCTGATGGACGCCGCCAGCCTGAACATGCCCGTCTTCGTCTACGCCGTCGATGGCGACTCGGCCCTGGCCGCGTCCTTGCTGCGTGCCCAGCAGCGCAGCCACCGCTGGCCCAGCGGCGTCATTCTTGACGGCAATCCAGAAACGTTTTGCGCGATGATGAAGTAA
- a CDS encoding MoaD/ThiS family protein, which yields MANLHFTQQLARFLDVPTVVVAAPRLRAALDAAFAQQPRLRGYVLDEQGGLRPNVVIFIDGARCRERRVLDDALQPDSQVYILQALSGG from the coding sequence ATGGCGAACTTGCATTTTACCCAACAATTGGCACGTTTTCTCGACGTCCCCACCGTGGTCGTGGCAGCGCCACGCCTACGCGCCGCCCTGGATGCCGCATTTGCGCAGCAGCCGCGCCTGCGCGGCTACGTGCTCGACGAGCAGGGGGGGTTGCGCCCGAATGTGGTGATCTTCATCGATGGCGCGCGCTGCCGCGAACGGCGCGTGCTTGACGATGCTTTGCAGCCCGACAGCCAGGTGTATATCTTGCAGGCACTTTCAGGAGGTTAA
- a CDS encoding ABC transporter permease, whose amino-acid sequence MQPARTDTTVSPIAAAVASFGARIKGFGPVLGLLALCIAGTLLNGDFATLDNLMNVLTRTAFIGIIAVGMTFVIISGGIDLSVGSMAALIAGCMIYFMNALAQGAGGNLAPITMLVLGIAMALVLGAGFGLMHGLLISKGNIEPFIVTLGTLGIFRAVLTYLADGGALTLDATLSELYSPVYYTSVLGAPIPIWIFLFVAAAGAMILNRTTFGRHVQAIGSNEQVARYAAINVDRVKVATYMLLGVCVGIATVLYVPRLGSATPTTGLLWELEAIAAVVVGGTALKGGEGRIVGTVIGAILLSVISNILNLTSIISVYLNAAVQGVVIIAVAFLQRGRK is encoded by the coding sequence ATGCAACCGGCACGCACTGACACCACCGTATCCCCGATTGCCGCCGCCGTTGCCAGCTTTGGCGCGCGCATCAAGGGCTTTGGCCCCGTGCTGGGCCTGCTGGCCCTGTGCATCGCGGGCACCCTGCTCAATGGCGACTTCGCCACCCTGGACAACCTGATGAACGTGCTGACGCGCACGGCCTTCATCGGCATCATCGCCGTGGGCATGACCTTTGTCATCATTTCCGGCGGCATCGACCTGTCCGTGGGCTCCATGGCCGCCCTGATCGCCGGCTGCATGATTTATTTCATGAATGCGCTGGCGCAAGGTGCGGGCGGCAACCTGGCGCCCATCACCATGCTGGTGCTGGGCATCGCCATGGCCCTGGTGCTGGGCGCGGGATTCGGCCTGATGCATGGCTTGTTGATCAGCAAGGGCAATATCGAGCCCTTCATCGTCACCTTGGGAACGCTGGGCATTTTCCGCGCCGTGCTCACTTATCTGGCCGATGGCGGCGCGCTGACCCTGGACGCGACCCTGTCCGAGCTGTACAGCCCCGTCTATTACACGAGCGTGCTGGGCGCGCCGATACCGATCTGGATTTTCCTGTTCGTCGCGGCGGCGGGCGCCATGATCCTCAACCGCACGACGTTTGGCCGCCACGTGCAGGCGATTGGTTCCAACGAGCAAGTGGCGCGCTATGCGGCCATCAATGTCGACAGGGTCAAGGTCGCCACCTACATGCTGCTGGGCGTCTGCGTGGGCATCGCCACGGTGCTGTACGTACCGCGCCTGGGCTCGGCCACGCCCACCACGGGCTTGCTGTGGGAACTGGAAGCGATTGCCGCCGTCGTCGTGGGCGGCACGGCCCTGAAAGGGGGAGAAGGGCGCATCGTCGGCACCGTCATCGGCGCCATCCTTTTGTCTGTGATCAGCAATATCCTGAATTTGACCAGCATCATCAGTGTCTACCTGAATGCCGCAGTGCAAGGCGTGGTGATCATCGCCGTCGCCTTCCTGCAGCGAGGCCGCAAATAA
- a CDS encoding LacI family DNA-binding transcriptional regulator: protein MPPVAPSPLPTETVSISAVAAHAGVSVATVSRVMNEQAGVRAPTRDKVLASVAALGYRMNHLARSLRTAESRMLLTMVPDVGNPFYAQIVRGIDTVAREHGYFVLLCDTGADAGRERSYFDLLRMHRADGAICLDPDTVQHALSHESISLPWVACCEFDPAVAVPYVGIDNHRAASDAVAHLLARGHTRIGLINSDERYLYARQRQQGYLDTLAAASLTVQPDWVHTVQSLDYEAGTAATLRMMAQPDAPTAIFAVSDTLAIGVLSALRQLNKRVPEDVAVIGFDDIAIAAQIAPGLTTIAQPMRELGETAARLLLQRLANPVASVPGVLLQHRLILRGSA from the coding sequence ATGCCGCCAGTCGCTCCATCCCCTTTGCCGACAGAAACCGTCTCCATCAGCGCCGTTGCCGCGCATGCCGGGGTGTCGGTGGCCACCGTTTCGCGCGTGATGAACGAGCAGGCCGGAGTGCGGGCGCCCACGCGCGACAAGGTGCTCGCTTCCGTGGCCGCGCTGGGCTACCGCATGAACCATCTGGCGCGCAGCCTGCGCACGGCCGAGAGCCGCATGTTGCTGACCATGGTGCCCGACGTGGGCAATCCCTTCTATGCGCAGATCGTGCGCGGCATCGACACGGTGGCGCGCGAACACGGCTACTTCGTGCTGCTGTGCGACACGGGCGCCGATGCGGGCCGCGAGCGCTCGTATTTCGACTTGCTGCGCATGCACCGCGCCGATGGCGCCATCTGCCTGGATCCGGACACGGTGCAGCATGCCCTGTCGCATGAATCCATCAGCCTGCCCTGGGTGGCGTGTTGTGAGTTCGACCCTGCCGTGGCCGTGCCCTATGTCGGCATCGATAACCACCGGGCCGCGTCGGACGCCGTCGCGCATTTGCTGGCGCGCGGCCACACGCGCATCGGCCTGATCAACTCCGATGAACGCTATCTGTACGCCCGGCAACGCCAGCAAGGCTACCTGGACACTCTGGCGGCCGCCAGCCTGACCGTGCAGCCGGACTGGGTGCACACGGTGCAAAGCCTCGATTACGAAGCGGGCACGGCCGCCACCTTGCGGATGATGGCGCAGCCCGACGCGCCCACGGCCATCTTTGCCGTCTCCGACACCCTGGCCATTGGTGTCTTGAGCGCACTGCGCCAGTTGAACAAGCGGGTGCCGGAAGACGTGGCCGTCATCGGCTTCGACGATATTGCCATCGCCGCGCAGATAGCTCCCGGTCTCACCACCATCGCGCAGCCGATGCGCGAACTGGGCGAGACGGCGGCCCGATTATTGCTGCAGCGCCTGGCCAACCCTGTGGCCAGCGTGCCGGGCGTGCTGCTGCAACACCGATTAATTCTGCGAGGGAGTGCATAG
- a CDS encoding sugar ABC transporter ATP-binding protein, which translates to MSVAVGFEGVCKDFGPVRVLHGVSFTLSPGRVYGLLGENGAGKSTLMKILAGYESVSEGQLLIDGQPRRFASSRAAESAGIVLIHQEFNLAEHLTVAQNMFLGHEKTRGWLLDEAAMREEASRYLKQVGLDVSPDTKIRDLIVAEKQLVEIAKALSRRARFLIMDEPTATLTSSETQRLFAVMAQLKADGVTILYISHKLDEVERNTDEVIVMRDGRFVTREPTASLTRQQMANLMVGRELSDMFPAKVALAKEAPVLLKVDGLCVPGWSKDLSFEVRAGEVLGFAGLVGAGRTESFEALLGLRPRSAGKIFLNGQPVDIRTPRQAMQHGMTYLSEDRKGKGLHVNLGLRENLTMMTMERYARPWLDVKAEKQALATAVGDFNIRTGDLDSRARMLSGGNQQKLALAKYLHSDPRVVVLDEPSRGVDVGAKRDIYFLIHRLAAEGRAVIVISSELIELIGLCHRVAVMRAGTLQATLAADHLTEEELIAHATGTH; encoded by the coding sequence GTGAGCGTTGCCGTCGGTTTCGAGGGGGTGTGCAAGGATTTCGGCCCCGTGCGCGTCTTGCATGGCGTCAGTTTTACCTTGTCGCCCGGGCGCGTGTATGGCTTGCTGGGCGAAAACGGCGCAGGCAAGTCGACCCTGATGAAAATCCTCGCCGGCTACGAGAGCGTGAGCGAGGGGCAACTGCTGATCGATGGCCAGCCCCGGCGCTTCGCCAGCTCGCGCGCGGCGGAGAGCGCCGGCATCGTGCTGATCCATCAGGAATTCAACCTGGCCGAGCACCTGACGGTGGCGCAAAACATGTTCCTGGGCCACGAAAAGACGCGCGGCTGGTTGCTCGACGAGGCCGCCATGCGCGAAGAAGCGTCGCGCTATCTGAAGCAGGTGGGCCTGGACGTGTCGCCCGACACGAAAATCCGCGACCTGATCGTGGCTGAAAAGCAGCTGGTGGAAATCGCCAAGGCCCTGTCGCGCCGCGCCCGCTTCCTGATCATGGACGAGCCGACCGCCACCCTGACGTCGTCCGAGACGCAGCGCCTGTTCGCCGTGATGGCCCAGCTGAAAGCGGATGGTGTCACGATTTTGTATATTTCCCACAAGCTCGACGAAGTGGAGCGCAACACGGACGAGGTCATCGTCATGCGCGACGGGCGTTTCGTCACGCGCGAGCCGACGGCCAGCCTGACGCGCCAGCAGATGGCGAACCTGATGGTGGGACGCGAATTGTCCGACATGTTCCCCGCCAAGGTGGCGCTGGCGAAAGAAGCTCCTGTGCTCCTGAAAGTGGACGGCCTGTGCGTTCCCGGCTGGTCGAAAGACCTGTCGTTCGAGGTGCGCGCCGGTGAAGTGCTGGGCTTTGCGGGCCTGGTGGGCGCGGGGCGCACGGAATCGTTCGAGGCACTGCTGGGCTTGCGCCCGCGCAGCGCGGGCAAGATCTTTCTCAATGGCCAGCCCGTGGACATCCGCACGCCCAGGCAAGCCATGCAGCATGGTATGACCTACCTGAGCGAAGATCGCAAGGGCAAGGGCTTGCATGTGAACCTGGGTTTGCGCGAAAACCTCACCATGATGACGATGGAGCGCTATGCGCGGCCCTGGCTCGATGTCAAGGCGGAGAAGCAGGCACTGGCCACGGCCGTCGGGGATTTCAATATCCGCACGGGCGACCTCGACAGCCGAGCGCGCATGCTGTCCGGGGGCAACCAGCAAAAGCTGGCACTGGCCAAATACCTGCATTCGGACCCCAGGGTCGTGGTTTTGGACGAGCCGAGCCGTGGCGTGGACGTGGGCGCCAAGCGCGACATTTACTTTCTGATCCACCGCCTGGCCGCCGAAGGGCGCGCCGTGATCGTGATCTCGTCCGAACTGATTGAATTGATCGGCTTGTGCCACCGTGTGGCGGTGATGCGCGCCGGCACCCTGCAAGCCACCCTGGCTGCTGACCACCTGACTGAAGAGGAGTTGATTGCCCATGCAACCGGCACGCACTGA
- a CDS encoding substrate-binding domain-containing protein: MAVLVMQAWALPSAQAAEKLVVGVAIPTATHSFTSGIVWWANQAKAELEKAHPGLKIIVKTAATAPEQANQLQDMLTVNKINTLVIFPIESASLTQPVAQVKNKGVYVTVVDRGLTNTQSQDAYIAGDNTAFGKLPAEYLAKSLNGKGNIVVLRGMPTTLDNERYDAFSGVMKGHPEIKVLDAKYGNWNRDDAFKVMQDYLTRFKHIDAVWAADDDMAIGVQKAIAQAKRTDIKQVFGGAGAKGAVKKIMDGSDPLIVADVSYSPKFMYDAIKLTTEARLKGDKLPANTIIPSVLITRENAKQFYFPNSPF, translated from the coding sequence ATGGCAGTACTGGTGATGCAGGCGTGGGCGCTGCCGAGTGCGCAGGCCGCAGAAAAGCTGGTGGTGGGCGTAGCCATACCCACGGCCACGCACAGTTTTACCTCGGGCATCGTGTGGTGGGCCAACCAGGCCAAGGCGGAGCTGGAAAAAGCCCATCCGGGCCTGAAAATTATCGTCAAGACGGCCGCCACGGCGCCCGAGCAGGCGAATCAGTTGCAGGATATGTTGACGGTGAACAAGATCAACACCCTGGTGATCTTCCCCATCGAGTCGGCGTCCCTGACGCAGCCCGTGGCGCAAGTCAAAAACAAGGGCGTCTATGTGACCGTGGTGGACCGTGGCTTGACGAATACGCAGTCGCAGGATGCGTATATTGCGGGCGACAACACGGCGTTCGGCAAGCTGCCGGCCGAATATCTGGCGAAAAGCCTGAACGGCAAGGGCAATATCGTCGTGCTGCGCGGCATGCCAACCACCCTCGATAACGAACGTTACGATGCGTTTTCTGGCGTGATGAAGGGCCATCCCGAGATCAAGGTCCTGGATGCCAAGTATGGCAACTGGAACCGCGACGATGCCTTCAAGGTCATGCAGGATTATCTGACGCGCTTCAAGCACATCGACGCTGTCTGGGCGGCCGATGACGACATGGCCATCGGCGTGCAGAAGGCCATCGCGCAAGCGAAGCGCACGGACATCAAGCAAGTGTTCGGCGGCGCGGGCGCGAAGGGCGCCGTGAAGAAGATCATGGATGGCTCCGACCCGCTGATCGTGGCTGACGTGTCGTACTCGCCCAAGTTCATGTACGACGCCATCAAGCTGACGACGGAAGCGCGCCTGAAAGGTGATAAATTGCCGGCCAACACGATCATTCCCTCGGTGCTGATCACGCGCGAGAACGCCAAGCAGTTTTACTTTCCGAACTCGCCTTTTTAA
- a CDS encoding Gfo/Idh/MocA family protein yields the protein MQRRLRLGMVGGGQGAFIGAVHRIAARIDDQYGLVAGALSSDPDRARDSGAALYLAPERCYSDYRAMAQAEAARADGIEAVAIVTPNHLHAPVAMAFLEAGIHVICDKPLGISLAEGQALAALAQQKNLLFALTHTYSGYPLLRHAKAMVEAGDIGELRLVQVEYSQDWLADAIAAGGMSEGNWHNDPHKAGPGGTLLDVGLHAYHLAQFVSGLTPHSVLAELSTFVPNRTLDDHVQVMLRYANGARGTLWASQVATGCENTVRLRLFGSKAQLDFDQEQPNALWFTPQGGNRQLLRPGRVDSAAARHATRVPAGHPEGYLEAFAQLYLDAALSIRALQAGAPIPEAARWLPTVNDGVAGLAFAEAVLRSHAAGAQWTTLADC from the coding sequence ATGCAGCGACGCTTACGGCTGGGCATGGTAGGGGGCGGGCAGGGCGCGTTCATCGGCGCCGTGCACCGCATCGCGGCGCGCATCGACGACCAGTACGGGCTGGTGGCGGGCGCCCTGTCGTCCGACCCGGACCGCGCGCGCGACAGCGGCGCCGCGCTGTACCTGGCGCCCGAACGCTGCTACAGCGATTACCGCGCCATGGCGCAGGCGGAGGCTGCCAGGGCGGACGGTATCGAAGCGGTGGCCATCGTCACGCCCAACCATTTACACGCGCCCGTCGCCATGGCGTTCCTGGAAGCGGGCATCCACGTGATCTGCGACAAACCGCTGGGCATTTCGCTGGCGGAAGGCCAGGCGCTGGCGGCGCTGGCGCAGCAGAAAAATCTGCTGTTTGCGCTCACGCATACCTACAGCGGCTACCCGCTGCTGCGCCATGCGAAAGCCATGGTCGAGGCGGGCGACATCGGCGAGCTGCGTCTCGTGCAGGTCGAGTATTCGCAGGACTGGCTGGCCGACGCCATCGCGGCTGGCGGCATGAGCGAGGGCAACTGGCACAACGACCCGCACAAGGCCGGACCCGGCGGCACCTTGCTCGACGTGGGCTTGCACGCCTATCACCTGGCGCAGTTTGTCAGCGGCTTGACGCCGCACTCCGTGCTGGCGGAACTGTCCACCTTCGTTCCGAATCGCACCCTGGACGACCACGTGCAGGTGATGCTGCGCTATGCGAATGGCGCCAGGGGCACCCTGTGGGCCAGCCAGGTGGCGACGGGCTGTGAAAACACGGTGCGGTTGCGCCTGTTCGGCAGCAAGGCGCAGCTGGACTTTGACCAGGAACAACCGAACGCGCTGTGGTTTACGCCGCAGGGCGGCAACCGCCAGCTGCTGCGCCCCGGGCGGGTCGACAGCGCGGCCGCGCGCCACGCCACGCGCGTGCCGGCCGGTCATCCTGAGGGTTATCTGGAAGCATTCGCACAGCTGTATCTGGATGCCGCCTTGAGCATTCGCGCCTTGCAGGCAGGGGCGCCCATACCGGAGGCGGCGCGCTGGCTGCCTACCGTCAATGATGGCGTGGCGGGCCTGGCCTTTGCCGAAGCCGTGCTGCGCAGCCATGCGGCTGGCGCGCAGTGGACGACCTTGGCCGACTGTTAA
- a CDS encoding sugar phosphate isomerase/epimerase, with protein sequence MNTIQGPAIFLAQFLGDEAPFDSLEHLAQWAAGLGYKGLQLPTAPRLFDLEQAANSQQYCDDVVALLARHGLQVTELSTHLQGQLIAVHPAYDALFDGFAPEHVRGDSTARTAWATQQLLWAATASQRLGLKAHVTFSGALAWPYLYPWPQRPLGLVETAFAELAKRWLPILDAFDAAGVDLCYELHPGEDLHDGVTFERFLAAVNDHPRASILYDPSHFVLQQLDYLAFIDIYHARIKAFHVKDAEFRPNGRQGVYGGYGDWQDRAGRFRSLGDGQIDFKAIFSKMAQYDFPGWAVLEWECCLKHPEDGAAEGARFIREHIIHVAERAFDDFAGSAVDQDQIHHLLGLK encoded by the coding sequence ATGAACACCATCCAGGGCCCGGCCATTTTCCTGGCCCAGTTTCTCGGCGATGAAGCACCGTTCGATTCGCTCGAACACCTGGCGCAATGGGCGGCCGGCCTGGGTTACAAGGGCTTGCAGCTGCCCACGGCGCCGCGCTTGTTTGACCTGGAACAAGCGGCCAACAGCCAGCAGTATTGCGACGACGTGGTCGCCTTGCTGGCGCGCCATGGCTTGCAGGTGACGGAATTGTCGACGCACTTGCAGGGCCAGCTGATCGCCGTGCATCCCGCCTACGACGCCCTGTTCGACGGTTTTGCGCCCGAACACGTGCGTGGCGATAGCACGGCCCGCACGGCCTGGGCCACGCAGCAATTGCTGTGGGCGGCCACCGCCTCGCAACGACTGGGTCTCAAGGCGCACGTGACGTTTTCCGGCGCGCTGGCCTGGCCGTATCTGTACCCGTGGCCGCAGCGCCCGCTGGGACTGGTGGAGACGGCATTCGCGGAACTGGCCAAGCGCTGGCTGCCCATCCTCGATGCGTTTGACGCGGCCGGCGTGGACCTGTGCTATGAGCTGCATCCGGGCGAGGATTTGCATGACGGCGTGACTTTCGAGCGCTTTCTTGCCGCCGTCAACGATCACCCGCGTGCATCGATTTTGTACGACCCCAGTCACTTCGTGTTGCAGCAGCTCGACTATCTCGCCTTTATCGACATTTATCATGCGCGCATCAAGGCCTTCCATGTGAAGGATGCGGAATTCCGGCCCAACGGGCGCCAGGGCGTGTATGGCGGCTATGGCGACTGGCAAGACCGGGCCGGGCGCTTCCGCTCGCTCGGTGACGGGCAGATCGATTTCAAGGCGATCTTTTCCAAGATGGCGCAGTACGACTTCCCCGGCTGGGCCGTGCTGGAATGGGAATGCTGTCTGAAACACCCGGAAGATGGGGCGGCCGAAGGGGCGCGCTTCATTCGCGAACACATCATCCATGTGGCTGAACGCGCTTTCGATGATTTTGCGGGCAGTGCGGTGGACCAGGATCAAATTCATCACTTGCTTGGCTTAAAATAA
- a CDS encoding 2Fe-2S iron-sulfur cluster-binding protein, translating to MSAPFTITIVPQGWQFTAEAGTTIQAAAELAGIRLLSSCRNGTCRTCICHMPEGKVRYTVDWPGISPDERLDGYILPCVAVAESDVSLQARAVRTGA from the coding sequence ATGAGCGCACCTTTTACTATCACCATCGTCCCCCAGGGCTGGCAGTTCACAGCCGAAGCAGGCACCACCATACAGGCCGCCGCCGAACTGGCCGGCATCCGCCTGCTCAGTTCCTGCCGCAACGGCACTTGCCGCACCTGCATCTGTCACATGCCCGAGGGAAAAGTGCGCTACACGGTGGACTGGCCCGGCATCAGCCCCGATGAACGGCTCGATGGCTACATCCTGCCCTGCGTGGCCGTGGCCGAAAGCGATGTTTCCCTGCAGGCGCGGGCCGTGCGCACGGGCGCCTGA